The Bradyrhizobium diazoefficiens genome contains the following window.
GCGGCTGGTGCCGCTGGAGACGGCACGTGCGGCGACGCGGCCGGAGGCGCCATAGGGTGACACCGCGGCGATCTGCTCGCGGATCGCCTGCATGACGGCCTCGATCCGGCGGTTGCTGGCCTCGATCGCCGCGCGCAGGCGCACCAGGTTTTCGTCCATTGCCGCGCGCAGCTTCAGGATCCGATCCAAAAGCTGCTCGCGCAGGATCCGGTCGCGCACGTTCAGGGTGGCCGTACCGGCCGCGCACTCGGCGACGGTCCGCTCGAACATCCCCGCCAGGCGGTTCTTCTCGTCGACCTGCTTCAGGCGTGAGGCCGGCAGCCCCTTGGCAAGCTCGGCATTCTCCTCCGCGACCAGCGCGGTTAACATGTCGATCAACGCGATCAGCGACTTGATCCGCGCATCGCTATCTGCGGCGTTGGTCCTTTTGGCTTGGGCTACAGTCATGATCATCGCCTTCTTCTAGTTATGCCGTTTGCCGCGGGCGACCTGCGAGTTGCGCAGATACGCACCGATCGCCGTCGTCCTGACGGTTGCCTGCCTCATCTCGCCCTCGACCATCGCGCATTCCTTCAAGAGGCTTCGGCGGGTCGTCTCGACGTCGTCGATCAAGGCCAGCAACCGCTTCTGGTCGTTGCCCTTGACCGTTCCTGCCCGCGCGACCAGTCGTCGCAATTTGCGCAGCAGCGCTTCTCCCGCCGCTTTGGCTTCCTCACCGCGCATGCCTCACCTCATCGCCGAGATCAGGGTGTCGTACATCTTGTCCACGGTGGAGATGACCTGGGAGGCGGCCGAATAGGCCTGCTGCGCCGAGATCATGCTCGAGAACTGGCTGGAGGTGTCGGTGGTCGAGCTCTCCAGCTCGCTGCCGTAGATCGTGCCCGCGCCGTTCTCGCCCGACGCCTGCAACGCGGCATTTCCCGACGTTACGGTCTCGGAATAGAGCCCGTCGCTGGCGGCGGAAAGCCCGGTTGGATCGGCAAAGGTTGCCACCGCGATCTTGTAGATCGCGATGGTCTGGCCATTGGAATAGGTGGCGTCGACCACGCCGTTCTTGCCGATCGAGATGCTGGACAGCTTGCCGTAGGACAAGCCGTCCGAATCGATGCTGGTGACGTTGACGGTCGGCGTGGTCTCACCGGAGGCGTATTGCGTCAGGCCGTCGGTGCCTCCGGCCGCACCGAGATTCATCGTGATCGTGCTGTCAGCCGCGCCGTCAGTCCAGCCCGTGACCGCGACGGTTGCCGGGCTGGGGCTGGTGCTGGCAAGCGAGCCGTCGCTGTTGAAGGTGATGGCGATCGTGCCGGAGGCCGTGCCGGTCGCGGTCGTGGTATCCGACGTCGAGGTCGGATCGGCGAAGCTCGCGCTCCAGGCGTTGGTGCCGGTCTTGGTCCAGGTGACCTGCATCGAATTCGCGGCACCCAGCGAATCGTAGACGGTCATCGAGCTTGTATAGGTGTCGCCGGTCGCGGCATCCGACGGCAGGTTCGCCGCAATCGTGGTCTTGGTCGTCGCACTGCCGCTGGTCGAAGCGATCTGGGTGTTGATCGCCTGGAGATTGCTCGCCGATTCATTGCCGACGACATTGCCGTCTGAATCGGTGCGCCATCCCTCCAGGTAGCTGCCGTTGTTCTCGAGATAGCCGGCATTGTCGGTCGAGAAGGCGCCGTTGCGGGTGTAGGAGGTGATGCCGCCCGATGTGGCACTGGTCACGACCAAGAAGCCGGAGCCCTGGATCGCAATGTCGGTGGCGTTAGAGGTCGCGGCGAGTAGGCCCTGCTGGGTGATGTTGGCCCGGCCTGAGACGGTGACGCCGCCCGAGGCATAGGAGGTCGCGTTGCTCGACGCAGTGACGAGGTCGTCGAACATCGCCGACGTCGTCTTGTAGCCCGTCGTGCTGGTATTGGCGATGTTGTCGCTGATCATCGACAGGGACTGGCTCTGCGCGCTGAGCGCTGAGATCGCCGAAGAGAGGGCACCGGTGAGACTCATGATGTAACTCCAGGGAAATCGGGTCGCGGGATCAGGACGTCACGCCGATGATGTCGGCGGCGCTGACGGAGACGCCGTTCACGGTCAGCGACGGCGTGGATGTCGAAGTGTCGATGCCGGTCACCGTGCCGGTGACGGTCGTGTAGTTGAGCACCGAGTTGCCGGCGGAGTCCGTCGCGGTCACCGCGATAGTGTACTGGCCACCGTCGGTGAGCTGGGTGCCGCTGGAATTCTTGCCGTCCCAGGTGAAAGTGTTCGAGCCTGAATTGCCGGTCCCGGTGCCGGTGTAGACGACGTTGCCCGAGGAATCCGAAACGCTGATAGAGACGTTCGAGGCGGCCGAGGACAGCGAGTAGCCGAACGTCGCCGAGCCGTTGCTCAAGGTCGACGTGTCGGTCTTTGCCTCGACGGTGTGGCCGATATAGTTGACGGAGTTCAGCGTCACGAGGCTCGAGAAAGCGCTCGATAACGAGGTCAAATTGGAGTTGATCGACTGCTGCTGGCTGAAATTGGCATAGGACGAGAGCTGGTTGATGAAATCGGTGGTCGACGTCGCGTTCAGCGGATCCTGGTTCTGAAGCTCACTGACGAGCAGGCTCAGGAAATCGCTCGACGTCAGCGTCGAGCTGGACGACGTGCTCGACGAAGACGATGTCGTCGTGGTCGCAGTCGTTGCAGAACTCGTTGCGGAAACTGTCATCAGAAACTCCGGCTTTCTCGTGCAGCCACCGACAGGGATGTCGGTCAGTGCGCTTGAAATCTGTGTGCTGATGAAACGCGTGGTCGCGCCGATTCAGGCGGGGATTCGCCGTTGCGAAAATTGCTTTCGACACGGAAAAATCTGCCGCGTGCGCAGTGTCGCGCTGACGAAAATGCGCAGCCGCTCGCTCGTGTCGGCGCGCGCAAAATCATGCGGATCGGAATGTCAGAAAAAGAGCCGTTCAGCTCCCTGCCGTCTCGCCTTCGGTGCGCGGCTCGGCCGTGTCGCTTGTCATTTTCGCAGCCGCCGCGGCGATACGGTCGGCGAGCCCTGCGGGTGCCCGCACTGGAGGTGCCGCGAGCGCCTGGCGCAGGGCGCGCATCTCCTCCAGCAAGGCCTGGGCAGAGGAGGAACGCTTCAGCAGCTCTTCGGCAGGCAAGCGCCGGTCGTCGGGCCAGAGGGAGAGATCCTCGCCCAGCCGGTCGATCAGTTCCTCAAACTCGGTGACGTCCATCGCCCGCCGATCCCGCCTCGGTCAGGCCCCTCATAAAGCATTGCAGATGCGGCGAAAACCGATTTCCGGCAGCTTCACGCGCCAAAAGCCCCGGAGCACTACGGAAACGGGCCTAAACTGCGGGGCGGGCGGTCGCCGGAACGCTTCCGCAGTCCGGGCGCCCGTGGTTTCAGCGCGCGCGAGCCGAATCGGCCGGCGTGATCTTGCCGCCCCGCACCGTCGCATCGACGTGCTCCCAGGCCTCCCGCAACTCGGTCACGGCCGCGATGATCCGCCGAAAACTCGTCGAGGCGTGCGGCCGGCCGAACGCCTTGTGGCTCGCCACGATCAAGCTGTTGTAGGTCTGGAACAGGCGCTCGGCCACCGTCCCACCCTTGGTGAAGTCGAGATTGTGGCTGAGTCCGCGCAGGATCGCGGTCGCCTTCAGCAGGTAGTCGTGCCCCTCCTCGAAGCGCCGCGCTTCCTGCGCCGCCAGCGACTTCTGAAGGAAGGTAATCGCACCGCCAAGCAGCATCGAGACCGCCTTCAGCGGCGGCACGCTGGTGGCCGCGCCCCGATAGGCCTGATTGGCCATGTACGCCATCGGATTATGCATCATCAACTACTCGAGCTGGAGTTAAGCAGGGCTTTGAGATAGGTGAGCGTGTTGTTGGCGCTCTCGATCGCGGCCTGATATTTCGCATATTGAGCCTGAAGCTGCGTCTGGTAGGCGGACGCAGCGCTCTCGATGTCATCGACCTTCTGCTGGAGATCGGTGTCGCGGTCGGTCAGATTCGTGATCAGCGTCTGCAGTGCGCCCGAGCTCGACGAATAATTCTTGGCGAACTGGTAGACCTGCGTGGCGAGACCGGAAGTCGAAGTCACAGTGATCGACTGCGAAGTCGATCCCGAATAGGTGAAGGCCATGCCGGCATAGTCCGTTCCGGCATTGCCGATGATCGTGGTGCCGCTAATCGTGAACAGCGAGGCGTCGCCGCCGACCGATGCCGACGCGAGATTGCCGGAGGAATCGACGGTCAGATCCAGCGTGAAGGATTGCGGCGACGTTCCGGTGTTGACGACGGTGAGCTGGCTCGACGAGGTCTTGGTCTGCGCCGACAGCAGCGTTGTGACCCCGCTCAGATTCGTGCTCAGGATCTCCGAAAGCGTCGAGGTGTCGAGCTCGAGTTCGTTGTTCTCGTTGAAGGAGAGGCCGAGGTCCGCCATGGTGAGGCCACCCACGGTACTGTTCATCGCGTTCTGCAGCGTATCCATGATGTCACGCATCGTGCCGTCACCGAACAGCACAGCGCTCGAGGACGCCGTTCCGTCCGAATCGGTTGCCTGCTGCGCGATCACCGCATCGCGAAATGTGTTGTAGTCGGTGACGAAGGTCTGGACCGCCGATTCGATCTGGCTGGTATCGGCCTCGATGCTGATGTTGATCGTAGCTCCGCTGGTCGTTGCCTGAAGCAGGTTGAACGTCACACCGGTGAGCACGTCGGTGATGTCGTTGGTATCCCGCGTCATCGAGATGCCGTCGAGGGCGAACTCGGCCGCCTGCGACGTTTGCAGCACGTCGGCAAAGGCGCCTGAGCTGTCGGTCACGCCGAGCTCGTTCAGGACGTCGTCTCCGGACGTGCTGGAATAGGCGATGTCGGCGGCGTCCTCGGTGCCCGACAGCACCATTTCATAGGATCCGCTCGAGACCTCGACGATCGAGGCTTGCACATTAGTGGTCGAGGTCTGGGCATTGATCGCGTCGACGATGTCCTCGAGCGACATCGTGCTGGTGACGGTGATGTCCGCGGTGCTGCCGCTGCCGAGGCCCAGGGAGAACGTCCCGGAATAGCCGAGCTCGGAGGTCTCGCTCGACTGCGCAGTGCCGACCACCTTCTGCGCGGCTGCCACCTGACTGATCGTCAGCGTGTGGTCGCCGGTCGCCGCACCGTTGCTGACGGACATCGAGAGCGCAGAGGATGCGCTCACGTCACCGGTCGAGCTGAGGGTCGCCGCACGGGTCGCAAACGCGTTGGTTGCCAGTGAGTTGACCACGGCGGTTGCGAGCGACGATAAGCCCTTCGACAATGTCGAGAGGTCGGTCTGGAGCGTCTGGTAGGCGGAGACCTTGGCTTCGTTGTTGGTGATCCTGGTCGAGATCGTGGTCGCCTGGGTGAGCTTGGCGTTTACCGCCGCCGTGATCAGCGCGCTCCAGTCGAGGCTGGTTGATGTGGTGGTGCCGGTCGTGGTCACCGTGGACGCGCTCGACGTGCTCGCAGTGCTGCTGGTGCTCGAACTGACTGACGTCACTGTGCTGCCCGATCCATTCCAGAGTGAACCGGGCCGGCATCAAGCCGGCCCGGCGATCGTTACGCCTAGCGCTTAGCCGAGCAGCTTGAGCAGGTACTGCGGCATCTGGTTCGCCGCGGATTCCGCCGACACCGCGGCCTGCGTCTTCACCTCGGCCGAGGAAAGCTTGGCCTGCTCTGACGCGATATCCACGTCCTTGATCGCCGAATTCGCGGACTGCAGGTTCTGGGTCTGGGTCGAGATCGAGTCGGACGAGAAGTTGAACCGCGATTCCTGCGCGCCGATGCTGGCGCGCGCGGCGGACACCGTGTCGATCGCGCTGTCGAGCACGGTCAGTGCCGAGGCCGCATCCGACAGCGTGCTGACGTCGAGCGAGGATACGCCGAGCGTCGACGACGTCAGACTGGTGAGCGTAATGGTGATGGTGTCCGAGCCGGAGGAGCCCACCAGAACCGAAACGCCCGAGGCGAACACGCTGGAGCCGTCAAGCAAGCTCTGGCTGGAATAGCGCGTGCCGGTCGAAATCGAATCGATTTCGCTCGTGAGCTGCGAGAATTCCGATTGGATGTAGCCCCGGCTGGAGTCGGTCGTCGTGCCCGACGCGGATTCAGAAGCCAGCGCTTTCATTCGCGCCAGGATGTCCGAGATGTTTGAGGCGCCGCCGTCTGCGGTCTGGAGGATCGCGTTCGCCTGCGAGGCGTTGGTCGCGGCCTGCTGGAGCGTGGTGACGTCCGAGGAGATTCGGGTGGAGATGGCAAGGCCCGCGGCATCGTCAGAGGCCGAGGTGATGCGCGAGCCGCTCGACAGTTTTGCAAGCGAGCTGCTCTCCTGTGCCGAATTGATGTTGAGGTAGCGGACCGCGGAATTTGCGGCGGTATTGGTGTTGATTGCGGGCATTGGAAGCTCCTGTGCTGATGGGCAAGGCGTGCCGCATCGTTGAAGACTGACGACGCGGGCGCAGCCCCGTCCGTTCGCTCAAACGAAGAAGCGCAAGGAGATCAGGCGCGAAAATTTTCGCAGAGCCAATTTTATGGTTAGCAATCGGTAAACGCGGTGCGGATATCGCGTTCGTGCTTGCGCAGCAGCTGACGAAGTTGCTGGCGCCCGCGCTTGAGTAGAGACTCCACCGCCGCCACCGTGGTGTCCATGACCTGGGCGATCTCGCCGTTGCTCATGTTCTCGTGATACGAGAAGATCACCGCGATGCGCTGCTGCTCGGCCAGACGCTGCATCGCGAACTCCAGCATGCCGTTCAATTCGTTGCGCTCGATGATCTCGACGGCTCCGGGCTGGCCGTCGGCGACTTCCGGCACCGTCTCGACATTCTCGTTGCGCGGCTTGCGACGCAGATCGATGCAGCGATTGGAGATGACACGGTAGAGCCAGGTCGAGAACTTGGCGCGGCCGTGCTGCCAGCGTCCGCGATGGCTCCAGATCTTGAGCATGGTGTCCTGCACCACGTCTTCGGCGTCCGCGGCGTTGCCGACGATGCGCAGCGCAATCGCATAGGCGCGATCGATGTGACGCTCGACCAGCATGCGGAACGCGGCCTCGTCGCCGGTGGCGAGCCTGTCCAGAAGTTCGCTGTCCTCGTCGAAGACGATTGCGGCGGCGACCGGTGCGCTGTCCGGTGCCAGCGGCACTGACGGCATCACGGGCACGATCTCTTCAGCCGGCACCGTCGTCGTGATCTCGGCCTCGGCGGGAGCCCAGACATCAAGTGCGTAACTCATCCCGCAATCTCCAACCCGCAATGCCGGCGACGCACATGCCACACGGCTTCCAGGCGTTGAACGGGGGGCCAAAACAATCCAGGCGGATAATTTTCGTTGCTTTTCAATATGTTAGCCGGAATGTTTTGCCGAGCATCGGGCAATAATTGCCGACTGCGCGAGGTTTCGCGCCTTCGTCCTGCAATCATCGACATCGTCTCGCGCCATGGCGGATCATCCATCCTGAACAGATGCACTCGGGAAAAACGCTGAAGTTACGCGGCACTGGGTGATCAAGGCGACGCGCGAGCAGCGCATCAAGAAGCGATTGTTTCCGAGTGTGAATGGACGCGAGACGACTTCCTCACTCGGCAATTTTTTCCGAATCACCTTTTTCGAACCTAGCGATTTTTTTGAATCTGTCAGTCGCGACGAACGCGATTTCGAATCGTGCATGATCTTTTTTCGCACTTGCTGCGCCTGACTGCACCGATGCGCGCGTTAATCGTACTGAGTGATGGGGAATCTCGGCATGGCGATCGCTACGGCCGGCGCAGAGCGCCGTGCGAAAATTGTTTCTGCTTGGTCATTCGATGTTTTCGATACATTTCTCGTTCGCGCCTGCACGACGCCGGATGGCGTATTTGAAAGGACTTACGAGCTTTCCGGTATTTCAAAAACTTGTCCGAATGTTTCCGCGAGTTTCGTTCAGCATCGTATCCAGGCCGAAGCACGCGCGCGGAGGACGGCGAAGGAGAAGCGCGGCGCAGGTGAAGTTCGCATCGAAGAGATCTATTCCTGT
Protein-coding sequences here:
- the flgE gene encoding flagellar hook protein FlgE → MSLTGALSSAISALSAQSQSLSMISDNIANTSTTGYKTTSAMFDDLVTASSNATSYASGGVTVSGRANITQQGLLAATSNATDIAIQGSGFLVVTSATSGGITSYTRNGAFSTDNAGYLENNGSYLEGWRTDSDGNVVGNESASNLQAINTQIASTSGSATTKTTIAANLPSDAATGDTYTSSMTVYDSLGAANSMQVTWTKTGTNAWSASFADPTSTSDTTTATGTASGTIAITFNSDGSLASTSPSPATVAVTGWTDGAADSTITMNLGAAGGTDGLTQYASGETTPTVNVTSIDSDGLSYGKLSSISIGKNGVVDATYSNGQTIAIYKIAVATFADPTGLSAASDGLYSETVTSGNAALQASGENGAGTIYGSELESSTTDTSSQFSSMISAQQAYSAASQVISTVDKMYDTLISAMR
- the fliS gene encoding flagellar export chaperone FliS, producing MMHNPMAYMANQAYRGAATSVPPLKAVSMLLGGAITFLQKSLAAQEARRFEEGHDYLLKATAILRGLSHNLDFTKGGTVAERLFQTYNSLIVASHKAFGRPHASTSFRRIIAAVTELREAWEHVDATVRGGKITPADSARAR
- a CDS encoding flagellar protein FlgN, with protein sequence MTVAQAKRTNAADSDARIKSLIALIDMLTALVAEENAELAKGLPASRLKQVDEKNRLAGMFERTVAECAAGTATLNVRDRILREQLLDRILKLRAAMDENLVRLRAAIEASNRRIEAVMQAIREQIAAVSPYGASGRVAARAVSSGTSRSA
- a CDS encoding flagellar hook assembly protein FlgD, which codes for MTVSATSSATTATTTTSSSSSTSSSSTLTSSDFLSLLVSELQNQDPLNATSTTDFINQLSSYANFSQQQSINSNLTSLSSAFSSLVTLNSVNYIGHTVEAKTDTSTLSNGSATFGYSLSSAASNVSISVSDSSGNVVYTGTGTGNSGSNTFTWDGKNSSGTQLTDGGQYTIAVTATDSAGNSVLNYTTVTGTVTGIDTSTSTPSLTVNGVSVSAADIIGVTS
- the fliD gene encoding flagellar filament capping protein FliD; protein product: MTSVSSSTSSTASTSSASTVTTTGTTTSTSLDWSALITAAVNAKLTQATTISTRITNNEAKVSAYQTLQTDLSTLSKGLSSLATAVVNSLATNAFATRAATLSSTGDVSASSALSMSVSNGAATGDHTLTISQVAAAQKVVGTAQSSETSELGYSGTFSLGLGSGSTADITVTSTMSLEDIVDAINAQTSTTNVQASIVEVSSGSYEMVLSGTEDAADIAYSSTSGDDVLNELGVTDSSGAFADVLQTSQAAEFALDGISMTRDTNDITDVLTGVTFNLLQATTSGATINISIEADTSQIESAVQTFVTDYNTFRDAVIAQQATDSDGTASSSAVLFGDGTMRDIMDTLQNAMNSTVGGLTMADLGLSFNENNELELDTSTLSEILSTNLSGVTTLLSAQTKTSSSQLTVVNTGTSPQSFTLDLTVDSSGNLASASVGGDASLFTISGTTIIGNAGTDYAGMAFTYSGSTSQSITVTSTSGLATQVYQFAKNYSSSSGALQTLITNLTDRDTDLQQKVDDIESAASAYQTQLQAQYAKYQAAIESANNTLTYLKALLNSSSSS
- a CDS encoding flagellin; this encodes MPAINTNTAANSAVRYLNINSAQESSSLAKLSSGSRITSASDDAAGLAISTRISSDVTTLQQAATNASQANAILQTADGGASNISDILARMKALASESASGTTTDSSRGYIQSEFSQLTSEIDSISTGTRYSSQSLLDGSSVFASGVSVLVGSSGSDTITITLTSLTSSTLGVSSLDVSTLSDAASALTVLDSAIDTVSAARASIGAQESRFNFSSDSISTQTQNLQSANSAIKDVDIASEQAKLSSAEVKTQAAVSAESAANQMPQYLLKLLG
- a CDS encoding RNA polymerase sigma factor, whose amino-acid sequence is MSYALDVWAPAEAEITTTVPAEEIVPVMPSVPLAPDSAPVAAAIVFDEDSELLDRLATGDEAAFRMLVERHIDRAYAIALRIVGNAADAEDVVQDTMLKIWSHRGRWQHGRAKFSTWLYRVISNRCIDLRRKPRNENVETVPEVADGQPGAVEIIERNELNGMLEFAMQRLAEQQRIAVIFSYHENMSNGEIAQVMDTTVAAVESLLKRGRQQLRQLLRKHERDIRTAFTDC